The Bacillus xiapuensis genome window below encodes:
- the rpoE gene encoding DNA-directed RNA polymerase subunit delta: MNLKQLSKEDRREMSLIEVAYAIFKEQKQPLAFQELLERIQQFMELSDAELKQRMAQFYTDLNIDGRFIVLDESRWGLRKWYPIDQLEEEVVPTVKSKKKKTKKAPKEEPEFEEDVDEADEELDFDVGDIDELNDELDLDEDEDIDEFDEEEEEFDGDLVTEDDYDLDEDEEKEQK, encoded by the coding sequence GTGAATTTAAAGCAGTTGTCTAAAGAAGACAGAAGAGAAATGTCCTTAATTGAAGTGGCTTATGCCATTTTCAAGGAGCAAAAACAGCCCCTTGCGTTTCAAGAGCTTCTTGAACGAATCCAGCAGTTCATGGAACTGAGTGATGCGGAACTGAAGCAGCGCATGGCTCAGTTTTATACAGATCTTAATATTGACGGCAGATTTATTGTTCTGGACGAGAGCCGCTGGGGGCTTCGAAAGTGGTATCCGATTGATCAGCTGGAAGAAGAAGTCGTGCCGACGGTAAAGTCCAAAAAGAAAAAGACGAAAAAAGCGCCGAAAGAAGAGCCGGAATTTGAAGAAGATGTGGATGAAGCGGACGAAGAGCTCGATTTTGATGTGGGCGACATCGATGAATTGAATGATGAATTGGATCTTGATGAAGACGAAGACATTGACGAGTTTGATGAAGAAGAGGAAGAATTTGACGGCGATTTAGTGACAGAAGATGATTATGATCTCGATGAGGATGAAGAAAAAGAGCAAAAATAA
- a CDS encoding CTP synthase, protein MTKYIFVTGGVVSSLGKGITAASLGRLLKNRGLKVTIQKFDPYINVDPGTMSPYQHGEVFVTEDGAETDLDLGHYERFIDINLSKYSNVTTGKIYSTVLRKERRGEYLGGTVQVIPHITNEIKERVMRAGKETKADVVITEIGGTVGDIESLPFLEAIRQIKSDIGHDNVMYIHCTLIPYLKAAGEMKTKPTQHSVKELRSLGIQPNIIVVRTEMPVSQEMKEKLALFCDIEPEAVIEALDADTLYAVPLSLQDQKMDDLVCRHLKLQCHDAEMTEWKALVEKVRNLSRKTKIALVGKYVELQDAYISVVEALKHAGYTFDADIEIDWVNSAEITADNVEERLKDASGILVPGGFGDRGIEGKMEAIRYARENKVPFFGICLGMQLASIEYARNVLRLEGAHSSEIDANTPYPIIDLLPEQKDIEDLGGTLRLGLYPCKLQKGTKAFAAYNDEVVYERHRHRYEFNNEFREMMEKKGFIFSGTSPDGRLVEIVELADHPWFVAAQFHPEFASRPTRPQPLFRDFIEASLK, encoded by the coding sequence TTGACTAAATATATTTTTGTAACAGGCGGAGTTGTTTCTTCTTTAGGAAAAGGAATTACAGCAGCTTCTCTTGGCCGCTTGCTGAAAAACCGCGGGCTAAAGGTAACCATTCAGAAATTCGATCCGTACATCAACGTCGATCCGGGAACGATGAGTCCTTATCAGCATGGAGAGGTGTTTGTGACGGAAGATGGAGCGGAAACCGATTTAGACTTAGGCCATTATGAGCGCTTTATTGATATTAATCTGTCTAAATACAGCAACGTGACGACAGGAAAAATTTACTCGACGGTTTTGCGCAAGGAACGCCGCGGGGAATATTTAGGCGGAACGGTGCAGGTCATCCCGCACATCACAAATGAAATTAAAGAGCGTGTGATGCGCGCAGGCAAAGAAACAAAGGCTGATGTCGTTATCACTGAAATTGGAGGAACAGTGGGAGATATTGAATCACTGCCTTTCCTGGAAGCAATTCGCCAAATTAAAAGCGATATCGGACATGATAATGTCATGTACATTCATTGTACGCTCATTCCGTATTTAAAAGCGGCGGGCGAAATGAAAACAAAGCCAACGCAGCATAGCGTGAAAGAACTGCGCAGTCTGGGAATCCAGCCGAATATTATCGTCGTCCGCACAGAAATGCCGGTCTCTCAGGAGATGAAAGAAAAGCTGGCTTTATTCTGTGATATTGAGCCGGAAGCCGTTATTGAGGCATTGGATGCGGATACGCTTTATGCGGTGCCGTTATCCCTGCAAGACCAAAAAATGGACGATTTAGTTTGCCGTCATTTAAAGCTGCAATGCCATGATGCGGAAATGACGGAATGGAAGGCGCTTGTAGAGAAAGTCCGCAATCTGTCCCGCAAAACAAAAATTGCCCTTGTCGGTAAATACGTGGAGCTTCAAGATGCTTACATTTCTGTCGTGGAAGCATTGAAGCATGCCGGCTATACATTTGATGCTGATATTGAAATTGACTGGGTGAACTCTGCTGAGATTACAGCAGACAATGTCGAAGAGCGTTTGAAAGATGCGTCAGGTATTTTAGTGCCGGGCGGATTCGGAGACCGCGGCATCGAGGGAAAAATGGAAGCTATTAGGTATGCCCGTGAAAACAAGGTGCCGTTTTTCGGTATTTGCTTAGGCATGCAGCTTGCTTCTATTGAATACGCCAGAAATGTGCTTCGTTTAGAAGGAGCGCACTCTTCTGAAATTGATGCAAACACGCCTTATCCAATAATCGATCTTCTGCCTGAACAAAAGGATATTGAAGATCTCGGCGGAACGCTTCGCCTCGGCTTGTATCCATGCAAGCTGCAAAAAGGCACAAAGGCATTTGCGGCCTATAATGATGAAGTGGTGTATGAGCGCCACCGCCACCGCTACGAATTCAATAATGAATTCCGCGAAATGATGGAGAAGAAAGGTTTTATCTTCTCCGGAACAAGTCCGGATGGACGCCTGGTGGAAATTGTGGAGCTGGCGGATCATCCTTGGTTCGTCGCGGCTCAATTCCATCCAGAATTCGCTTCTCGTCCAACGCGCCCGCAGCCGCTGTTCCGTGACTTTATTGAAGCTTCGTTGAAATAA
- a CDS encoding TetR/AcrR family transcriptional regulator, with amino-acid sequence MNHNKRKVHASVKDEQLIAKRRAEMIRGAVQLFKQKGFHRTTTREIARASGFSIGTLYEYIRTKEDILYLVCDSIYDQVKDRLQRMDLEAGTLDSLKLGVSYYFKVVDEMQDEVLVMYQEAKSLSKDALPYVLQKEMEMVGMFEKLIRRCAENKELAMDEQTIHMLAHNIFVQGQMWGFRRWSLRKSFTIDDYIDLQTKLLFSGINGFQSEN; translated from the coding sequence GTGAATCACAATAAGAGGAAGGTTCATGCATCTGTGAAAGATGAGCAATTAATTGCAAAAAGGCGGGCTGAAATGATCAGAGGAGCGGTCCAGCTTTTTAAGCAGAAAGGCTTTCACCGGACGACAACCCGAGAGATAGCGAGGGCTTCGGGATTCAGCATTGGCACGTTATATGAGTATATCCGGACGAAGGAAGATATTCTTTACCTGGTGTGTGACAGTATTTACGATCAGGTGAAAGACCGGCTGCAAAGAATGGACTTGGAGGCCGGTACACTGGACAGCTTGAAATTAGGTGTCTCCTATTATTTCAAGGTGGTCGATGAGATGCAGGATGAGGTGCTTGTAATGTATCAGGAAGCTAAGTCGCTTTCTAAAGATGCGCTTCCTTATGTGCTGCAAAAAGAGATGGAAATGGTCGGTATGTTTGAAAAGCTGATTCGGCGGTGCGCGGAAAATAAGGAGCTGGCTATGGATGAGCAGACGATTCATATGCTGGCGCACAATATATTCGTTCAAGGGCAGATGTGGGGATTTCGCCGCTGGAGTTTAAGAAAATCATTTACGATTGATGACTATATTGACTTGCAGACGAAGTTGCTTTTTTCCGGGATTAACGGCTTTCAATCCGAGAATTAA
- a CDS encoding acetyl-CoA C-acetyltransferase, with protein sequence MAKTVIIDGARTPFGKFGGAFRPMTASQLGGAAIKEALKRANISPEQVDEVIMGNVLQAGQGQIPSRQAAREADIPWEVKTETVNKVCASGLRSVTLADQIIRAGDEEVIVAGGMESMSNTPYALPKGRWGLRMGDAPLVDLMIADGLSCSFTGVHMGTYGNETAAEFSISREEQDEWAVRSHQKAIEAIAAGKMAEEIVAVEVPQRKGEAVTVHQDEAPRQDTAKEVLAKLRPAFGKEGTITAGNAPGINDGAGALVLMNEERAKKEGRKPLATIMAHAEVAVEAKDFPQTPGLVINEILKKTGKSLQDIDLFEINEAFAAVALASGKIAGLDLEKVNVNGGAVALGHPIGASGTRIILTLAYELKRRGGGVGIAAICSGGGQGDAIMIEVQG encoded by the coding sequence ATGGCGAAAACAGTGATTATAGACGGGGCACGCACGCCTTTCGGAAAGTTCGGGGGAGCTTTCCGTCCGATGACCGCCTCGCAGCTTGGCGGGGCAGCGATCAAGGAAGCGTTAAAACGGGCGAATATCAGCCCAGAGCAGGTGGACGAAGTGATTATGGGAAATGTTCTTCAAGCGGGTCAGGGACAGATCCCGTCGAGGCAGGCTGCCAGAGAAGCCGACATCCCGTGGGAAGTGAAAACGGAAACGGTCAATAAAGTATGTGCTTCCGGGCTGCGCAGCGTGACGCTTGCCGATCAGATCATCCGCGCGGGCGATGAAGAAGTGATTGTAGCAGGCGGAATGGAGTCGATGTCCAATACACCTTACGCTTTGCCGAAAGGACGATGGGGATTAAGGATGGGCGATGCGCCGCTGGTTGACTTAATGATTGCTGATGGGTTGTCCTGCAGCTTTACAGGCGTGCATATGGGAACATACGGAAACGAGACAGCAGCCGAATTCAGCATATCCCGTGAAGAGCAGGACGAATGGGCGGTGCGCAGTCATCAAAAGGCCATTGAGGCGATCGCAGCCGGCAAAATGGCAGAAGAGATTGTCGCCGTGGAAGTGCCTCAGCGCAAAGGGGAAGCGGTCACTGTTCATCAGGATGAAGCTCCGCGCCAGGATACGGCGAAAGAAGTGCTGGCTAAGCTTCGCCCGGCTTTTGGAAAAGAGGGAACGATCACAGCGGGCAATGCGCCAGGCATTAATGACGGAGCTGGCGCGCTCGTGCTTATGAACGAGGAGCGGGCGAAGAAAGAAGGACGCAAGCCGCTCGCAACGATTATGGCCCACGCCGAAGTGGCTGTGGAAGCAAAGGATTTTCCACAAACGCCGGGGTTAGTCATTAATGAAATCCTGAAAAAAACGGGGAAATCGCTGCAGGACATCGATCTCTTTGAAATTAATGAAGCCTTTGCGGCGGTTGCGCTGGCCAGCGGCAAAATTGCCGGCTTGGATTTGGAAAAGGTCAATGTGAACGGCGGGGCCGTTGCGCTCGGCCATCCGATTGGAGCGAGCGGGACGAGAATCATTTTAACGCTTGCGTATGAACTGAAGCGCCGGGGCGGCGGCGTTGGAATCGCGGCCATTTGCAGCGGCGGCGGCCAAGGGGATGCCATTATGATTGAAGTGCAGGGATAA
- a CDS encoding acyl-CoA dehydrogenase has product MNFQLSEEHEMIRKMVRDFAKNEVEPTAAERDEEERFDPELFRKMADLGLTGIPWPEEYGGIGSDYLAYCIAVEELSRICASTGVTLSAHTSLAGWPVYKFGTEEQKQTYLKPMAQGEKMGAYGLTEPGSGSDAGSMKTMARLEGDEYILNGSKIFITNGGIADIYIVFALTDPASKHRGTTAFIVEKDFPGFSVGKKEKKLGIRSSPTTEIIFEDCRVPKENVLGEEGDGFKVAMMTLDGGRNGIAAQAVGIAQGALDAAVDYAKERKQFGKPIAANQGISFKLADMATAIEASRLLTYQAAWLESQGMPYGKESAMSKLMAGDTAMKVTTEAVQIFGGYGYTKDYPVERYMRDAKITQIYEGTQEIQRLVISRMLTK; this is encoded by the coding sequence ATGAACTTCCAATTATCAGAAGAACACGAAATGATACGCAAGATGGTGCGTGACTTTGCCAAAAACGAAGTAGAGCCGACAGCGGCAGAACGGGATGAAGAAGAACGTTTTGATCCAGAGCTGTTCCGGAAAATGGCCGATCTTGGCTTGACCGGTATCCCGTGGCCGGAAGAGTACGGCGGCATCGGCAGCGATTATTTAGCTTACTGCATTGCAGTGGAAGAATTATCGCGCATCTGTGCTTCCACGGGGGTTACCTTATCGGCTCACACCTCTTTAGCGGGCTGGCCTGTCTACAAATTCGGTACAGAAGAGCAAAAACAAACATATTTAAAGCCGATGGCGCAGGGGGAGAAAATGGGCGCATACGGCTTAACGGAGCCCGGGTCCGGTTCAGATGCGGGCAGCATGAAGACAATGGCTCGCTTGGAAGGGGACGAATATATTTTAAACGGTTCCAAAATCTTCATTACGAACGGCGGCATTGCGGATATTTACATCGTATTTGCCTTGACTGATCCAGCATCGAAGCACCGCGGAACGACCGCTTTTATCGTTGAAAAGGATTTCCCGGGATTTTCCGTCGGCAAAAAAGAAAAGAAGCTCGGCATTCGTTCCTCCCCGACAACGGAGATTATATTTGAAGATTGCCGCGTGCCCAAAGAGAACGTGCTGGGAGAAGAAGGTGACGGCTTTAAAGTGGCGATGATGACGTTAGACGGCGGCCGAAATGGAATTGCCGCTCAAGCGGTCGGCATTGCTCAAGGGGCCCTTGACGCAGCCGTTGATTATGCGAAGGAAAGAAAGCAATTCGGCAAGCCCATCGCAGCTAATCAAGGCATTTCGTTTAAGCTGGCTGACATGGCTACAGCGATCGAAGCCTCCCGCTTGCTGACATATCAAGCGGCATGGCTGGAATCACAAGGCATGCCGTACGGCAAAGAATCGGCTATGTCCAAACTGATGGCCGGCGACACCGCCATGAAAGTGACAACAGAAGCCGTACAAATCTTTGGCGGCTACGGCTATACGAAGGACTATCCGGTCGAGCGCTATATGCGTGATGCCAAGATCACTCAAATCTACGAGGGCACCCAAGAAATTCAGCGTCTCGTGATCTCCAGAATGCTAACTAAATAA
- a CDS encoding 3-hydroxybutyryl-CoA dehydrogenase: protein MKVKKIMVIGAGQMGSGIAQVCAQAGYELVLNDVKDKHLERGLEVIQRNLSRQVEKGRMTEREKEEVLGRIVRSTDLQDAKEVELVIEAAVENMEVKRQIFAQLDDFAPDHAILASNTSSLPITEIAAATNRPEQVIGMHFMNPVPVMKLVEIIRGLATADEVYKTIEQITHTLGKVPVEVNDFPGFVSNRILMPMINEAVYTLYEGVATKEAIDEVMKLGMNHPMGPLTLADFIGLDTCLYIMEILHDGFGDDKYRPCPLLRKYVKAGWLGRKSGRGFYRYE from the coding sequence ATGAAAGTCAAAAAGATTATGGTCATCGGCGCCGGACAGATGGGCTCCGGCATCGCACAGGTTTGTGCACAAGCCGGCTACGAGCTGGTGTTAAATGATGTAAAGGATAAACATTTGGAGCGGGGACTGGAAGTGATTCAAAGGAATTTATCCCGTCAAGTAGAGAAGGGGCGCATGACGGAAAGGGAGAAGGAAGAAGTGCTGGGCCGTATTGTCCGCTCGACGGATCTGCAAGATGCCAAGGAGGTCGAGCTTGTAATCGAAGCAGCGGTTGAAAACATGGAGGTTAAGCGTCAGATTTTTGCCCAGCTGGATGATTTTGCGCCGGATCATGCCATATTAGCTTCCAATACTTCTTCTCTGCCTATTACAGAAATTGCGGCGGCAACGAATCGGCCTGAACAAGTGATCGGCATGCATTTCATGAACCCTGTGCCGGTCATGAAGCTGGTGGAGATTATCCGCGGGCTGGCAACGGCGGATGAAGTGTACAAAACCATTGAACAGATCACTCATACGCTCGGCAAGGTGCCAGTGGAAGTCAATGATTTTCCGGGATTTGTCTCCAACCGCATCTTAATGCCGATGATCAACGAAGCCGTTTATACCTTGTATGAAGGGGTGGCGACGAAAGAGGCGATTGATGAAGTCATGAAGCTGGGGATGAATCATCCGATGGGGCCGTTAACGCTGGCTGACTTTATCGGTCTTGATACATGCCTCTATATCATGGAAATTCTGCATGACGGATTCGGCGATGATAAATATCGCCCCTGCCCGCTGCTAAGAAAGTATGTAAAGGCGGGGTGGCTCGGAAGAAAGTCCGGCCGCGGCTTCTACCGTTACGAATAA
- a CDS encoding acyl-CoA dehydrogenase, with the protein MEWRLTEEQEMMRKIVRDFARAEISPRIERMEEGVFPREILDKMANLGLLGITVPQAYGGSGMDFVSYIMAIHELSKVSATIGVILSVHTSVGTNPILYFGTEQQKQKYVPKLAAGEYLGAFCLTEPGAGSDAAGLKTRALKKGNQYIVNGSKVFITNGGEADTYIVFASTDPEAGSKGISAFIVEKNTPGFLVGKDEKKMGLHGSRTVQLTFEDMKVPAENLLGREGEGFKIALANLDTGRIGIAAQSLGIAEAAFTEAVQYARERRQFGKPIAAQQGIAFKLADMAANVEAARLLVYRAASMRAQGLPCSKEASMAKLFASKTAVETSIEALQVHGGYGYTKDYAVERYLRDAKVTEIYEGTSEIQKLVISKHLLNSKGRGK; encoded by the coding sequence ATGGAATGGCGTTTGACAGAAGAGCAAGAAATGATGAGGAAAATAGTGAGGGATTTTGCTAGAGCGGAGATCAGCCCGCGGATTGAGCGCATGGAAGAGGGGGTATTTCCCCGCGAGATCCTAGACAAGATGGCAAATCTCGGTCTGTTGGGGATCACGGTGCCGCAAGCATACGGCGGCAGTGGGATGGACTTTGTTTCTTATATTATGGCCATTCATGAGTTATCGAAGGTGAGCGCCACCATCGGCGTGATTTTGTCCGTTCATACGTCCGTGGGCACAAATCCGATTCTTTACTTCGGAACAGAGCAGCAAAAGCAAAAGTACGTGCCCAAACTGGCAGCAGGCGAATATTTGGGAGCATTCTGTTTGACTGAGCCCGGTGCCGGTTCGGATGCGGCTGGCTTGAAGACGCGGGCGCTTAAAAAAGGGAATCAGTATATTGTCAACGGCTCTAAAGTATTTATTACCAACGGGGGAGAAGCGGATACATATATTGTTTTTGCTTCCACTGATCCAGAAGCGGGAAGCAAAGGGATTTCCGCTTTTATTGTTGAAAAGAATACGCCTGGATTTTTGGTCGGCAAGGACGAAAAGAAGATGGGACTGCATGGATCAAGAACCGTTCAGCTGACATTTGAAGATATGAAAGTCCCGGCTGAGAACCTGCTTGGGAGAGAAGGAGAGGGTTTTAAAATAGCCCTGGCCAACTTAGACACCGGCCGAATCGGCATTGCCGCTCAGTCATTAGGCATCGCTGAAGCAGCATTTACAGAAGCCGTTCAGTATGCGAGGGAACGCCGGCAGTTCGGCAAACCGATTGCCGCTCAGCAAGGGATTGCTTTTAAGCTGGCCGACATGGCCGCAAATGTGGAGGCTGCGAGGCTGCTCGTGTACCGGGCTGCCAGTATGCGCGCTCAAGGATTGCCATGCAGCAAGGAAGCTTCCATGGCCAAGCTCTTCGCCTCTAAAACTGCGGTAGAAACGTCGATCGAAGCGCTTCAAGTGCATGGCGGCTACGGCTACACGAAGGATTACGCAGTGGAACGCTATTTGAGAGATGCAAAGGTAACGGAAATTTATGAAGGTACAAGTGAAATCCAGAAGCTTGTGATCAGCAAACATTTATTGAATTCAAAAGGGCGGGGGAAATGA
- the icmF gene encoding fused isobutyryl-CoA mutase/GTPase IcmF has protein sequence MSQTGEIYKPKHPVRFVTASSLFDGHDASINIMRRILQASGAEVIHLGHNRSVEEVVSAAIQEDVQGIAVSSYQGGHMEYFKYIYDLLKEKGCGYIRVFGGGGGVIIPREIQELHEYGIAGIFSPEDGRRYGLQGMINRMLEACDFSPLTYSLEDQLEKLSRGEIPAIAKFITLAEEQMRADNDEQSAARELFDQMEAMSGKAPVIGITGTGGAGKSSLTDELVRRFLNEFPDKKIAVLSVDPTKQKTGGALLGDRIRMNAIFNERVFMRSLATRNARSELSLAVKDAIRAVQAARYDLIMVETSGIGQGDAEIADIADVSMYVMTSEFGAPSQLEKIDMIDFADLIVINKFERKGSEDAKRQVQKQYQRSRLLFDRPLEEMPVYGTIASQFNDKGTNTLFAALVAAINDKKQTDWATSYREKGEAVKQHVIIPNERRYYLREIAETVRNYHKRSEEQVNAARRLFQLEGTLEEARAQAASEEVLEVLESLKAAAEEQLTPESKRILQEWPALKKKYSGKELVTKVRDKEIVTELTATSLSGLAIPKVVLPKFADYGEILRWVYKENVPGAFPFTAGVFPFKRKGEDPKRQFAGEGTPERTNRRFHYLSKDETAKRLSTAFDSVTLYGEDPDHRPDIYGKVGESGVSVCTLEDMKKLYRGFDLCHPSTSVSMTINGPAPIILAMFMNTAIDQQVKAKEEELGRALTAEETADVRARTLQTVRGTVQADILKEDQGQNTCIFSTEFALRLMGDIQQYFIDHSVRNYYSVSISGYHIAEAGANPISQLAFTLANGFTYVEYYLSRGMDINAFAPNLSFFFSNGLDPEYTVIGRVARRIWAAVMRDKYGANERSQKLKYHVQTSGRSLHAQEIDFNDIRTTLQALMALQDHCNSLHTNAYDEAITTPTEESVRRAMAIQLIITKEHGLSKSENPLQGSFIVEELTDLVEKAVLEEFEKINDRGGVLGAMETQYQRGKIQEESMHYEMLKHSGELPIIGVNTYLNPNPPTEEEINNMELARATTEEKEQQIAHLRKFQEKHKKECDKAIQRLKETAVNGGNLFAELMSCVKVASLGQITKALYEVGGQYRRNM, from the coding sequence ATGAGTCAAACAGGGGAAATTTATAAACCGAAGCATCCGGTCCGCTTTGTCACCGCTTCGAGTCTTTTTGATGGGCATGATGCCTCGATCAATATCATGCGCCGGATTTTGCAGGCGAGTGGAGCGGAAGTGATTCATTTAGGGCATAATCGCTCGGTTGAAGAAGTTGTAAGCGCTGCCATTCAAGAGGATGTCCAGGGGATTGCGGTTTCCTCCTATCAAGGCGGGCACATGGAATACTTTAAATATATATATGATTTACTGAAAGAGAAAGGCTGCGGGTATATTCGGGTATTTGGCGGCGGGGGCGGAGTTATTATTCCTCGGGAAATACAGGAGCTTCATGAGTATGGAATCGCTGGGATCTTTTCTCCGGAGGACGGCCGCCGCTACGGGCTGCAGGGGATGATAAATCGCATGCTTGAAGCCTGTGATTTCTCTCCGCTGACGTATTCCCTCGAGGATCAGCTGGAGAAGCTGTCCCGGGGAGAGATTCCTGCTATAGCTAAGTTCATCACGCTTGCGGAAGAACAAATGCGAGCGGATAATGACGAGCAATCTGCGGCCAGGGAGCTGTTTGACCAGATGGAGGCGATGAGCGGCAAGGCTCCGGTCATCGGCATTACAGGGACAGGGGGCGCTGGGAAGAGCTCCCTGACAGATGAGCTGGTCCGCCGCTTTCTGAATGAATTTCCGGATAAAAAAATCGCCGTTCTTTCGGTTGATCCGACGAAGCAGAAAACCGGCGGCGCATTGCTCGGTGACCGCATCCGCATGAATGCGATTTTCAATGAGCGGGTGTTTATGAGGAGCCTGGCTACAAGAAATGCCCGATCGGAGCTTTCACTGGCCGTAAAAGATGCCATTCGGGCGGTGCAAGCCGCGCGCTATGATTTGATTATGGTGGAAACGAGCGGGATTGGCCAGGGGGATGCCGAGATTGCGGATATCGCCGATGTGTCAATGTATGTGATGACGAGTGAGTTTGGCGCTCCCTCCCAGCTTGAGAAAATTGACATGATCGACTTTGCTGATTTGATCGTCATCAACAAGTTTGAAAGGAAAGGGTCAGAAGATGCCAAGCGGCAAGTGCAAAAGCAATATCAGCGCAGCCGCCTTTTGTTTGACCGTCCGCTGGAGGAAATGCCGGTTTATGGAACGATCGCCAGTCAATTTAATGACAAAGGCACGAATACGCTGTTTGCCGCACTGGTGGCGGCGATCAATGACAAAAAGCAGACGGATTGGGCGACCTCCTACCGCGAAAAGGGAGAAGCGGTTAAGCAACATGTGATCATTCCTAATGAGCGCCGCTATTATTTGCGGGAAATTGCTGAGACCGTGCGGAATTATCATAAGCGGTCAGAGGAGCAAGTGAACGCAGCCCGCCGCCTGTTTCAGCTCGAAGGGACGCTGGAAGAAGCGCGGGCGCAAGCGGCTAGCGAAGAGGTCCTTGAGGTGCTCGAATCATTAAAAGCAGCGGCTGAAGAGCAGCTGACTCCCGAATCCAAGCGAATCCTGCAAGAGTGGCCGGCATTGAAAAAGAAATATAGCGGCAAGGAGCTGGTGACGAAAGTCCGAGATAAAGAAATCGTCACGGAGCTTACGGCAACGAGCCTATCCGGTTTGGCTATTCCAAAAGTAGTGCTGCCGAAATTTGCTGATTACGGAGAAATTCTCCGCTGGGTTTATAAAGAAAATGTGCCGGGAGCCTTTCCGTTTACAGCAGGGGTGTTTCCATTTAAACGAAAAGGGGAGGATCCGAAGCGGCAATTTGCCGGGGAGGGCACACCTGAACGAACGAACCGGCGCTTCCATTATTTATCAAAGGATGAGACCGCTAAGCGTTTAAGCACTGCCTTTGATTCTGTCACCTTGTATGGCGAGGATCCGGACCATCGCCCGGACATTTACGGCAAAGTAGGCGAAAGCGGAGTCAGTGTTTGTACCTTGGAGGATATGAAGAAGCTTTACAGGGGCTTTGATCTGTGCCACCCTTCCACCTCTGTTTCGATGACCATTAATGGACCGGCGCCGATTATTTTAGCGATGTTTATGAACACAGCGATTGATCAGCAGGTGAAGGCGAAGGAGGAGGAGCTGGGCCGAGCTCTCACTGCTGAAGAAACAGCTGACGTGCGGGCCCGTACGCTGCAGACGGTGCGCGGCACGGTGCAGGCTGATATTCTGAAGGAAGACCAGGGGCAAAACACATGCATCTTCTCCACTGAATTTGCTTTGCGCCTCATGGGGGATATTCAGCAGTACTTTATTGACCATTCTGTCCGCAATTATTATTCGGTATCCATCTCGGGATATCACATTGCGGAAGCGGGAGCCAATCCGATTTCACAGCTGGCGTTTACCTTGGCGAACGGGTTTACTTATGTGGAATATTATTTAAGCCGCGGGATGGACATAAACGCTTTCGCTCCGAATCTGTCGTTTTTCTTTTCCAATGGGCTCGATCCGGAGTATACGGTGATCGGCCGCGTGGCGCGCCGCATTTGGGCGGCGGTCATGCGCGATAAATACGGGGCCAACGAGCGCTCGCAGAAATTAAAATATCACGTGCAAACCTCCGGCCGTTCTCTGCATGCGCAGGAAATTGATTTCAATGATATTCGCACAACGCTTCAGGCGCTGATGGCGCTTCAAGATCACTGCAACTCACTCCACACGAATGCCTACGATGAAGCGATCACCACTCCGACGGAAGAATCCGTCCGCCGGGCGATGGCGATTCAGCTGATTATTACGAAGGAGCATGGTTTATCGAAGAGTGAAAATCCGCTTCAAGGTTCATTTATAGTGGAGGAGCTGACCGACTTAGTGGAGAAGGCCGTACTGGAGGAATTTGAAAAGATCAATGACCGCGGCGGAGTGCTGGGGGCGATGGAGACACAGTATCAGCGAGGGAAAATTCAAGAGGAATCGATGCATTATGAAATGCTTAAGCACTCGGGGGAATTGCCCATCATCGGTGTAAATACGTATTTGAATCCCAATCCCCCGACTGAAGAAGAGATCAATAATATGGAACTCGCCCGCGCAACAACGGAAGAGAAAGAACAGCAAATCGCTCATTTGCGTAAATTTCAAGAAAAGCATAAAAAGGAATGCGACAAAGCGATTCAGCGTTTGAAGGAAACGGCTGTGAACGGAGGCAATTTGTTTGCTGAGCTGATGAGCTGTGTGAAAGTGGCAAGTTTGGGCCAAATTACGAAGGCCCTTTACGAGGTCGGAGGACAATACAGAAGAAATATGTAA